From the genome of Epinephelus moara isolate mb chromosome 10, YSFRI_EMoa_1.0, whole genome shotgun sequence, one region includes:
- the LOC126396802 gene encoding retinoschisin-like: MEVTTRRTAVLFLLLLSQALIAVHSQEEEEAVQEEELQEEDQQVIETLTSNVKACTCDCESGDSPTRFPTVIPPVLATSPLPPPPKGHPMTCMPECPYHRALGFESGSVSSDQISCSNQDQYAGWYSSWLPNKARLNNQGFGCAWLSKFNDQHQWIQIDLKEVSVVSGILTQGRCDADEWITKYSIQYRSVETLNWIYYKDQTGNNRVFYGNSDRSSTVQNLLRPPIVARYIRLLPLGWHTRIAVRMELLMCMNKCS; encoded by the exons atggaggTCACCACTCGAAGGACTGCTGTGTTGTTCCTCCTGCTTCTATCTCAGG CCCTGATCGCTGTTCACTCACAGGAG GAGGAGGAGGCCGTccaggaggaggagctgcaggaggaggaccAGCAGGTGATCGAGACATTGACATCAAACGTCAAAGCCTGCACCTGCGACTGCGAGTCTGGTGATTCACCCACACGTTTCCCCACTGTCATCCCACCTGTCCTGGCGACCTCACCCCTGCCCCCGCCACCTAAGGGTCACCCAATGACCTGCATGCCAG AATGTCCTTACCACAGAGCTCTGGGCTTTGAATCTGGATCTGTGTCCTCAGACCAGATCAGCTGCTCCAATCAGGACCAGTACGCCGGCTGGTACTCCTCCTGGCTCCCCAACAAGGCTCGCCTTAACAACCAAGGCTTTGG GTGTGCATGGCTCTCCAAGTTTAACGACCAGCATCAGTGGATCCAGATCGACCTGAAAGAGGTCAGTGTGGTGTCTGGTATCCTCACCCAGGGCCGCTGTGATGCTGACGAGTGGATCACTAAATACAGCATCCAGTATCGCAGTGTGGAGACACTCAACTGGATCTATTACAAAGACCAGACAGGAAACAACAGG GTCTTCTACGGGAACTCTGACCGCTCCTCCACCGTACAGAACCTGCTGCGCCCACCCATCGTAGCTCGGTACATCCGCTTGCTGCCGCTGGGCTGGCACACCCGCATCGCCGTGAGGATGGAGCTGCTGATGTGCATGAACAAGTGCTCCTGA